One region of Priestia megaterium genomic DNA includes:
- a CDS encoding DedA family protein codes for MLHFITDLLKQFGIWGLLSGLAIEASSLPFPGSLLTLTYGYLLNMHIVKLLLIALAGSAVYTAFSFIPYGIGYKLEDKVKKKLSKKKKAFEKSQKWFKKCGLWSIAIARPLGLGNYISYLSGLSKVKPMPFALLTFLGIFPLNIAMLWLGQIGNFKSIQSFISDAQTYILIAAVVAVCGFLIYKFYFKKSSCSEQSSST; via the coding sequence ATGCTACACTTCATAACAGACTTACTGAAACAATTTGGAATTTGGGGACTTTTAAGCGGACTGGCCATTGAGGCTTCATCCCTGCCGTTTCCTGGTTCTCTTCTCACCCTTACCTACGGATACTTATTAAACATGCACATAGTAAAATTATTATTAATCGCTCTTGCAGGAAGCGCCGTTTATACAGCTTTTAGCTTTATACCGTATGGGATAGGCTATAAATTAGAAGATAAGGTAAAGAAAAAATTATCAAAAAAGAAAAAAGCATTTGAGAAATCACAAAAATGGTTTAAAAAATGCGGATTATGGAGCATTGCGATTGCTCGTCCTTTAGGGCTCGGAAACTACATTTCCTACCTTTCAGGGCTATCTAAAGTGAAACCTATGCCGTTTGCTCTGCTCACATTTCTTGGTATCTTTCCTTTGAATATTGCCATGCTTTGGCTAGGACAAATCGGAAACTTTAAGTCCATTCAGTCTTTTATCTCAGATGCACAAACGTATATTCTAATTGCAGCGGTAGTGGCTGTATGCGGATTTTTAATTTATAAGTTCTATTTTAAAAAGAGTAGTTGCAGCGAACAGTCTAGTTCAACTTAA
- a CDS encoding GntP family permease has product MVIIVGLLLLMFFAYLGWSIIWVAPVVATFVAYFSGLKVLPTYTDVYMGGFVDFAAKWFPIFLLGAVFGKLMEDTGAAKSLAQRIAKLFGSKRAILGVLIASAILTYGGVSLFVVVFAIYPLAIALFREANVSRNLLPATIALGAFTFTMTAIPGTPQIQNLIPTATFKTNAMSGSIIGIVSGLIMAVGGYLWLAYRDKKLKAKNQGFTEPNESSVAASEEQDSMNVMLAILPLIIVVVTLNVLKWEPIVSLLIGIFSILLINFKHYKTFISSINEGAKGSVMAVINTSAAVGFGSVITAVPEFKDVTHVLLNISSNPLVSEALSVQVLAMITGSASGGMGIALQALGDTWYHLSQTTNLSADALHRIASVASGASILPHNGALLTLLAVTGLRHKETYKDVFVVAFIIPTIALFAGVALAAAGII; this is encoded by the coding sequence GTGGTTATTATTGTAGGATTGTTATTGTTGATGTTTTTTGCTTATCTAGGATGGTCTATTATCTGGGTGGCACCTGTTGTCGCTACGTTTGTTGCTTATTTTAGCGGTTTAAAAGTACTGCCTACTTATACAGATGTGTATATGGGAGGGTTTGTAGATTTCGCTGCAAAATGGTTCCCCATCTTTTTATTAGGAGCCGTCTTTGGAAAGCTAATGGAAGATACAGGCGCAGCTAAGTCGCTAGCGCAGCGCATTGCTAAATTGTTTGGAAGTAAAAGAGCCATTTTAGGGGTGCTGATTGCTTCAGCCATTTTGACATACGGCGGAGTCAGTTTATTCGTTGTTGTCTTTGCGATTTATCCTTTAGCAATCGCATTATTTCGAGAAGCTAACGTATCGCGAAATTTACTGCCAGCAACCATTGCACTCGGAGCATTTACATTTACAATGACAGCGATTCCAGGTACGCCTCAAATTCAAAATCTGATTCCGACTGCTACATTTAAAACCAATGCAATGTCCGGTTCGATTATTGGAATTGTCTCAGGTCTTATTATGGCAGTGGGAGGCTATTTATGGTTAGCTTATCGCGATAAAAAATTAAAAGCTAAAAATCAAGGGTTTACTGAGCCTAATGAATCATCGGTTGCCGCAAGTGAAGAGCAGGACTCGATGAATGTAATGTTAGCTATTTTACCGCTGATTATCGTTGTCGTGACATTAAACGTTTTAAAATGGGAGCCTATCGTATCATTATTAATTGGTATTTTTTCTATTTTACTTATTAATTTCAAACACTATAAGACGTTTATTTCTTCTATAAATGAAGGAGCAAAAGGATCCGTAATGGCTGTTATTAACACGAGTGCAGCAGTAGGCTTTGGCTCGGTTATTACAGCAGTTCCAGAGTTTAAAGATGTCACGCACGTACTACTAAACATTTCGAGTAATCCGCTCGTTTCAGAAGCGTTAAGCGTTCAAGTGCTAGCGATGATCACGGGTTCAGCATCCGGTGGTATGGGTATTGCGCTTCAAGCATTAGGAGATACGTGGTATCACTTGTCTCAAACGACGAATTTAAGCGCCGATGCGCTTCACCGTATTGCAAGCGTTGCGTCAGGTGCATCTATTTTACCGCATAACGGCGCGTTGTTAACGCTATTAGCTGTAACTGGTCTTCGGCATAAAGAAACGTATAAAGACGTATTTGTTGTTGCATTTATCATCCCGACAATCGCTTTATTTGCAGGAGTCGCATTAGCGGCAGCCGGCATTATTTAA